One segment of Sulfobacillus thermosulfidooxidans DSM 9293 DNA contains the following:
- a CDS encoding winged helix-turn-helix domain-containing protein, which translates to MEAPIDSVWIDDEILLDCAQQGIWRHNQFVPLTARAYRFLLYFVHHPRQIIPIPQLLHIGWPDEVRTPRDLYGHIYRLRRVIESDPRHPRLLVTRRDAGYLWTAIPHNQMDSRRVSQIIST; encoded by the coding sequence ATGGAGGCACCTATCGACAGCGTTTGGATTGATGACGAGATTCTATTAGATTGCGCGCAACAAGGAATTTGGCGACACAATCAGTTTGTCCCACTAACAGCCCGAGCGTATCGCTTTTTATTATATTTCGTTCATCATCCTCGCCAGATTATCCCGATACCTCAGTTACTTCACATCGGTTGGCCGGATGAAGTGCGCACCCCTCGGGATCTTTATGGTCATATCTATCGGTTGCGTCGGGTTATTGAATCCGATCCTCGGCATCCCCGCTTATTAGTCACGCGCCGGGATGCGGGCTACTTATGGACAGCCATTCCCCATAACCAAATGGACTCCCGCCGAGTCTCACAGATAATCTCAACCTAA
- a CDS encoding transposase gives MGESKTITPELKAQCIQEALDIRNAAAVARRHGLSVRLVQKWVQTATKHGTPEEARALKKALQQATTENHQLKQLLGEKDLEIAILHDLLKKAPRASLTDVK, from the coding sequence ATGGGAGAGTCGAAAACAATCACCCCAGAATTGAAAGCCCAGTGCATCCAAGAAGCGCTGGACATCCGGAATGCGGCGGCTGTCGCCCGCCGGCATGGGTTATCGGTTCGTCTCGTACAAAAATGGGTGCAAACGGCCACGAAACACGGGACACCCGAAGAAGCGCGTGCCTTAAAGAAAGCTTTACAGCAAGCCACTACGGAAAATCACCAGTTGAAACAATTATTAGGGGAGAAAGATTTAGAGATTGCGATATTGCATGATCTCCTAAAAAAAGCCCCCCGGGCCTCTCTGACCGATGTGAAGTAG
- a CDS encoding IS3 family transposase yields MARATYYAWRARRQRPASWTPKRGGGRPRRGYVWTANDTKVAEGQVLEWLSEFIIAGDGQAYGYRKLTTWLRREHGLIINKKTVYRLLRSADLLQGQPLRPSGNRPPRVLAANRMVTGPNQLWEMDLKYGYIAGEDRFFYLCSVIDVFDRCILAYHLGSHCIAVQALGALEGAVRARQADWGNHVPVIRTDNGPQFVAQRWAIGCQVLGITHERIPVATPNKNAHIESWHSLLEGECWRNQVFQTLAEAYTVTAEWIRFYNERRMHGSLHDWAPAVYYAQCQTGTAPPIHPVRC; encoded by the coding sequence GTGGCCCGGGCCACGTATTACGCATGGCGCGCTCGAAGACAGCGTCCGGCGTCCTGGACGCCGAAACGCGGGGGAGGTCGACCCCGGCGGGGCTATGTGTGGACGGCAAACGACACCAAAGTGGCGGAAGGGCAGGTCCTGGAATGGCTCAGCGAGTTTATCATCGCGGGAGACGGTCAGGCTTATGGATATCGGAAGTTGACGACATGGCTCCGACGAGAACACGGATTGATCATCAACAAAAAGACGGTCTATCGTCTCTTGCGATCCGCCGATCTCTTACAAGGACAACCCTTGCGGCCCTCCGGAAACCGACCGCCCCGTGTTCTGGCCGCCAATCGGATGGTGACGGGCCCCAATCAACTCTGGGAAATGGATTTGAAATACGGATACATTGCGGGAGAAGATCGGTTTTTTTATCTCTGCAGTGTCATCGATGTCTTTGATCGATGCATTCTGGCGTATCATCTCGGATCTCACTGTATCGCTGTTCAAGCCTTAGGCGCCTTGGAAGGCGCCGTGCGAGCTCGCCAAGCCGACTGGGGTAACCACGTTCCGGTGATTCGCACCGACAACGGGCCCCAATTTGTGGCTCAGCGGTGGGCCATAGGGTGTCAGGTCTTAGGGATAACTCATGAACGCATTCCGGTGGCGACTCCTAACAAGAATGCCCACATCGAATCCTGGCACAGTCTGCTCGAAGGAGAATGTTGGCGGAATCAGGTCTTTCAGACTTTGGCAGAGGCGTATACAGTGACTGCCGAGTGGATCCGTTTTTACAATGAACGCCGCATGCATGGGAGTTTGCACGATTGGGCTCCCGCCGTGTACTATGCACAGTGCCAAACGGGCACCGCACCACCAATTCACCCGGTGCGGTGTTAA
- a CDS encoding AAA family ATPase — protein MADIFFVMNQFLAIKNHSEVIKSMKNNSSKDLTRMYLSEIKLTNFRSFRETETKLSEIVIFIGRNGEGKSNLLEAIRFLRTIATFGIDAGIQTVGGAKYFARLEGNQPQFPVNVSFRVDFDPPLHFPQDPTTSLDAATYTLTIKNPNNTHNNGVSLNYVWEETITLENVQTRDSADTSPIRIIVSQSSNDPDAPAQVLSESLVRTSSHDKLLSKLFPTDQRVWINHQWGSNRPVQISLLQSVQTSPLNFWLSANVFFFDPDPNQAKRIIDPIGLLTLTEDGNNLAEVIRALEPNQIEQLNTYCRTLFPRILGIEPMDLGDGRWTWSLREQNGNTFPARFLSPGMVRGIILLVALVQATGSACLILEEPERFLDPSLLAPLMAIIQDVVKTQKCQVIFTTQSPEILAHVNVDRVYWIRRDDEWSVINHPATDERLRDWVQDLGIANLYIDDFIDTVVKERPRE, from the coding sequence ATGGCAGACATATTTTTTGTGATGAATCAATTCCTGGCAATAAAAAACCATTCGGAAGTGATAAAATCAATGAAAAATAATTCAAGTAAGGATTTGACAAGAATGTATCTTTCCGAGATCAAGTTAACAAATTTTCGGAGTTTTAGAGAGACTGAAACGAAATTAAGTGAAATTGTCATCTTTATCGGGCGTAATGGAGAAGGTAAAAGCAATTTGTTGGAAGCGATCCGATTCCTGCGTACCATAGCTACGTTTGGCATTGACGCGGGTATCCAAACAGTCGGAGGAGCAAAATATTTCGCACGATTAGAGGGAAATCAACCCCAGTTCCCCGTTAATGTATCTTTTCGTGTAGATTTTGACCCTCCTCTACATTTTCCTCAAGATCCTACCACAAGTTTGGATGCTGCAACGTATACTCTGACCATTAAAAACCCCAATAACACTCATAATAATGGAGTAAGTCTCAATTACGTATGGGAAGAAACTATTACTCTGGAAAATGTTCAGACGCGAGATTCGGCAGATACATCTCCTATTAGAATTATTGTCAGTCAATCGAGCAACGATCCTGATGCACCGGCTCAAGTGTTGAGCGAATCGCTAGTACGCACGTCTTCCCATGATAAACTGTTATCAAAGCTCTTCCCGACCGATCAGCGCGTCTGGATCAACCATCAATGGGGATCCAATAGACCCGTCCAAATATCTCTTTTGCAATCCGTTCAAACCTCCCCATTGAATTTTTGGCTGTCGGCCAACGTTTTTTTCTTTGATCCCGATCCTAATCAAGCTAAGAGAATCATTGACCCAATCGGACTATTAACCTTGACCGAAGACGGAAATAATCTTGCCGAGGTTATTCGGGCTTTGGAGCCGAATCAAATCGAACAACTGAACACCTACTGTCGCACACTCTTTCCTCGAATTCTGGGTATTGAACCTATGGATTTGGGTGATGGACGATGGACGTGGAGTCTAAGAGAACAAAACGGCAATACATTCCCTGCTCGATTTCTCTCTCCCGGAATGGTTCGTGGAATTATCTTATTAGTCGCATTGGTACAAGCAACTGGTTCTGCTTGTTTAATTCTGGAAGAACCAGAACGGTTTCTCGATCCTTCTCTGTTGGCACCTTTGATGGCCATTATTCAAGACGTGGTTAAAACTCAAAAATGTCAAGTAATATTTACCACTCAATCTCCCGAGATTCTAGCGCACGTTAATGTAGATCGGGTCTATTGGATTCGTCGAGATGATGAATGGTCCGTTATTAATCATCCCGCAACCGATGAGCGATTAAGGGATTGGGTGCAAGACTTAGGTATTGCTAATCTTTACATCGATG